From Cydia strobilella chromosome 4, ilCydStro3.1, whole genome shotgun sequence, the proteins below share one genomic window:
- the LOC134740634 gene encoding zinc finger and BTB domain-containing protein 14-like, with protein MNNAPQLSLRWNNYVSHVTEAFNVLRFENDLVDVTLCCDGGKIKAHKMLLSACSNYFKQVFKETPCQHPVIIFRNVKFEDLNAIVNFMYHGEVNILQEQLESFLMTAELLEVKGLTDNVEDEPSKALFRITDNTSLDLSAKSRLTVELPVQNDEPINLATMQTVREVYIPQVTPMRIIPEPQIENEPQEKIRPDEAVSAQHQIGQTSTEEMQVDNQSTSAEDLSDKNSSESELAKFRCQLCPKGFKHPTSLTLHKDSHAGKTQCPVCHRSFSRSYDMRSHLQRIHQGKQLTIKEIRYKNATETVAPKQYTHHV; from the exons ATGAATAATGCTCCGCAGTTGTCCTTACGCTGGAATAACTATGTTTCCCACGTCACTGAAGCATTCAACGTGTTGCGATTTGAGAACGATTTGGTGGACGTTACCTTGTGTTGTGATGGAGGTAAAATTAAAGCCCACAAGATGTTACTTTCAGCGTGCAGCAACTACTTCAAACAGGTTTTTAAAGAGACCCCTTGTCAACACCCTGTGATCATATTTAGGAATGTGAAGTTTGAAGATCTTAACGCTATAGTGAACTTTATGTATCACGGGGAGGTTAATATCTTGCAGGAACAATTGGAATCGTTTCTTATGACTGCTGAGCTTTTGGAAGTGAAAGGTTTGACAGATAATGTAGAAGATGAACCATCCAAAGCTTTGTTCAGGATAACTGATAACACTTCACTAGATTTGAGTGCTAAATCTAGACTTACAGTGGAGCTGCCTGTTCAGAACGACGAGCCTATTAACCTAGCAACAATGCAGACTGTTAGAGAGGTTTACATTCCACAAGTTACTCCAATGAGAATTATACCAGAGCCCCAAATTGAGAATGAGCCACAAGAGAAAATCAGACCTGATGAGGCTGTAAGTGCGCAACACCAAATTGGACAGACTTCCACTGAGGAAATGCAAGTTGACAATCAATCTACATCAGCAGAAGATTTATCAGATAAAAACAGTTCAG AATCTGAATTGGCTAAATTCCGTTGTCAGTTATGCCCAAAAGGATTTAAGCATCCAACATCGCTGACTCTACACAAAGACTCTCACGCCGGAAAAACTCAGTGTCCAGTTTGCCATCGGTCATTCTCCAGATCATATGATATGAGGAGCCATCTCCAGAGAATACATCAAGGAAAACAATTGACAATCAAGGAAATCAGATATAAAAATGCTACAGAAACAGTTGCACCTAAACAGTATACCCACCATGTATAG